From the genome of Biomphalaria glabrata chromosome 17, xgBioGlab47.1, whole genome shotgun sequence, one region includes:
- the LOC106068082 gene encoding glutathione S-transferase omega-1-like isoform X2, translating into MNPDEMRTPNAPLLPGQVCRLYSMRMCPYAQRARLLLAAKKVSYDLVNVDLNKKPDWFFDYNPYGEVPVLLHNNGYVYESLITAEYIEEAFPEPKLYSVDPLVRAHEKIYFNHWTKKGIPAFYSLLKMGYAEPEATKRLHQHVEVMEGFLKKLGKPYFHGHTVGFSDYMIWPWFERIPVLKDINDFNICPTTYPNLTAWIERMWKDPVVLECRIDPKLMTDHYAQYRTGKPDFTIGAEKPAQVIQEPLENLDGLRDPSTRDRIKKE; encoded by the exons ATGAATCCAGATGAAATGCGAACCCCAAATGCACCACTATTACCTGGACAAGTGTGTCGTTTGTATAGTATGAGGATGTGTCCATATGCACAG AGAGCACGTTTATTATTGGCTGCCAAGAAAGTTAGCTATGATCTAGTCAATGTTGATCTAAACAAAAAACCTGATTGGTTCTTTGATTATAACCCATACGGTGAAGTTCCAGTGCTCTTGCACAATAACGGCTATGTTTATGAATCCTTAATTACAGCAg AGTATATTGAAGAAGCTTTTCCTGAACCAAAACTTTATTCTGTTGATCCTTTGGTCAGAGCTCATGAGAAAATTTATTTCAATCATTGGACTAAAAAG GGAATACCAGCATTCTACAGCTTGCTAAAGATGGGTTATGCAGAGCCCGAAGCAACAAAAAGATTGCACCAGCATGTTGAGGTGATGGAAGGTTTTTTGAAGAAGCTGGGCAAACCATATTTTCATGGTCACACAGTGGGTTTCTCAGATTACATGATTTGGCCTTGGTTTGAGAGGATACCAGTTTTGAAAGACATTAATG aCTTTAATATTTGTCCTACAACATACCCAAACCTCACAGCATGGATTGAGAGAATGTGGAAGGATCCAGTCGTCCTAGAATGTAGGATTGATCCAAAGCTAATGACGGATCATTATGCCCAGTACAGAACAGGAAAACCAGATTTTACAATTGGAGCAGAGAAACCTGCACAAGTGATTCAAGAACCCTTGGAAAATTTAGATGGACTTAGAGATCCATCCACAAGAGACAGAATTAAGAAAGAATAA
- the LOC106068081 gene encoding lysophospholipid acyltransferase 1-like: protein MAPVSPLYDGSRLLYIVTDKTGVPLDQVNFVTAQFSAILLGFILRAFLPHSAGKPVWRLLFCLIAGIGLLYFMIGWSMWIVLLQVAVCYLLLRYLTTGYMQLVVFFFAMGFMLVMYVLRNMKYYDDLCYDATYPLMITTQKITTLAFSISDWKLHQKGVKMQEERLKWSVREIPGFLEYFAFTLSFQGILAGPFCHYNTFRAFIEGNNKERLQESKLAVEYMDDPSTVMRAVASKIAAVFMWIFITAVVQPKFPDSKNVDPEFIASHNMLTRLGYLYISLFFQRAKYYVSWILADAVYNASGLGYIGKDNDGKPLWTGMSNVFVWKIETATSLKVYLDNWNIMTSHWLRHVCYMRAPFLNTLLTFVLSALWHGLFIGYYVTFVSAAFFVQAGRKIRQNIRPLFQSSSAAKFVYEVITFLGTQLSLCFLVLSFVILHWEPTIRFHSSFYWCCHIIVGILVIVLPSKRPERDETKSQQPAKQEKQSQDSVKDQEEFPADGDFKLRKREVMSVQKS, encoded by the exons ATGGCTCCGGTGTCTCCTCTTTATGACGGCTCTCGCCTTTTGTACATAGTTACAGATAAAACTGGAGTTCCTTTGGATCAA GTAAACTTTGTCACTGCACAGTTTTCAGCCATTTTGTTAGGTTTCATATTGCGTGCTTTCCTACCTCACAGTGCTGGCAAGCCTGTATGGCgcttattgttttgtttgatagcaGGCATTGGCCTCCTCTATTTCATGATTGGATG GTCCATGTGGATAGTTCTACTGCAAGTTGCTGTTTGCTATTTGCTGCTGCGCTACTTAACTACTGGATATATGCAATT AGTTGTGTTTTTCTTTGCTATGGGTTTTATGTTGGTAATGTATGTTCTgagaaatatgaaatattatgaTGATCTTTGTTATGATGCTACATA TCCACTCATGATTACTACTCAGAAAATCACCACACTTGCCTTCAGTATAAGTGATTGGAAGCTGCATCAGAAAGGTGTAAAAATGCAGGAGGAAAGACTGAAGTGGTCTGTCAG aGAGATACCAGGCTTTCTTGAGTATTTTGCTTTTACTCTGAGCTTCCAGGGCATTCTGGCAGGTCCATTTTGTCATTACAATACATTCAGAGCTTTTATTGAGGGCAACAATAAGGAGAGACTACAG gAAAGCAAACTGGCTGTAGAATACATGGATGACCCCTCCACTGTAATG AGGGCTGTTGCCAGCAAGATAGCAGCAGTATTTATGTGGATATTTATAACGGCTGTGGTGCAACCTAAATTCCCAGACAGTAAAAATGTTG ATCCAGAGTTTATAGCCAGTCATAATATGCTTACAAGATTAGGGTACCTGTATATATCCCTGTTCTTTCAAAGAGCCAAATACTATGTCTCATGGATACTAG CTGATGCAGTGTATAATGCTTCGGGTCTTGGCTACATTGGTAAAGATAATGATGGCAAGCCACTGTGGACTGGCATGTCAAATGTATTTGTGTGGAAAATTGAG ACGGCCACCAGTTTGAAAGTCTACCTGGACAATTGGAATATAATGACCAGCCATTGGCTCCGACATGTATGTTACATGCGTGCTCCTTTCCTGAACACATTGCTCACATTTGTTCTGAGTGCCTTGTGGCACGGACTCTTCATTGGTTACTATGTGACATTTGTCTCAGCTGCTTTCTTTGTACAGGCTGGAAGAAAG ataCGTCAAAACATTAGGCCATTGTTTCAGTCCAGTAGTGCAGCTAAGTTTGTGTATGAAGTGATAACATTCCTAGGCACTCAGCTGAGTCTTTGTTTTCTAGTCTTGTCTTTTGTTATACTACACTGGGAGCCAACCATACGATTCCACAG TTCATTCTATTGGTGCTGTCACATAATTGTTGGAATTCTGGTGATTGTGCTGCCTTCTAAAAGACCTGAGAGGGATGAGACAAAATCCCAGCAACCAGCCAAACAAGAGAAACAGTCCCAGGATTCTGTCAAAGATCAAGAAGAGTTCCCTGCTGACGGTGATTTTAaactgagaaagagagaggtgaTGTCAGTGCAAAAGTCCTAA
- the LOC106068082 gene encoding glutathione S-transferase omega-1-like isoform X1, producing the protein MLSVRMSRSSSVFNAVLSASLIKLRTLKFSGSQVWVPSKLTHLKVVYARNLKTCSTMNPDEMRTPNAPLLPGQVCRLYSMRMCPYAQRARLLLAAKKVSYDLVNVDLNKKPDWFFDYNPYGEVPVLLHNNGYVYESLITAEYIEEAFPEPKLYSVDPLVRAHEKIYFNHWTKKGIPAFYSLLKMGYAEPEATKRLHQHVEVMEGFLKKLGKPYFHGHTVGFSDYMIWPWFERIPVLKDINDFNICPTTYPNLTAWIERMWKDPVVLECRIDPKLMTDHYAQYRTGKPDFTIGAEKPAQVIQEPLENLDGLRDPSTRDRIKKE; encoded by the exons ATGTTAAGTGtaagaatgtctagatctagctctgtaTTCAATGCAGTATTGAGCGCTAGTTTGATCAAGTTAAGAACACTGAAGTTTTCAGGATCACAAGTTTGGGTGCCATCTAAACTGACTCACCTCAAAG TGGTTTATGCTAGGAATCTTAAAACCTGTTCAACAATGAATCCAGATGAAATGCGAACCCCAAATGCACCACTATTACCTGGACAAGTGTGTCGTTTGTATAGTATGAGGATGTGTCCATATGCACAG AGAGCACGTTTATTATTGGCTGCCAAGAAAGTTAGCTATGATCTAGTCAATGTTGATCTAAACAAAAAACCTGATTGGTTCTTTGATTATAACCCATACGGTGAAGTTCCAGTGCTCTTGCACAATAACGGCTATGTTTATGAATCCTTAATTACAGCAg AGTATATTGAAGAAGCTTTTCCTGAACCAAAACTTTATTCTGTTGATCCTTTGGTCAGAGCTCATGAGAAAATTTATTTCAATCATTGGACTAAAAAG GGAATACCAGCATTCTACAGCTTGCTAAAGATGGGTTATGCAGAGCCCGAAGCAACAAAAAGATTGCACCAGCATGTTGAGGTGATGGAAGGTTTTTTGAAGAAGCTGGGCAAACCATATTTTCATGGTCACACAGTGGGTTTCTCAGATTACATGATTTGGCCTTGGTTTGAGAGGATACCAGTTTTGAAAGACATTAATG aCTTTAATATTTGTCCTACAACATACCCAAACCTCACAGCATGGATTGAGAGAATGTGGAAGGATCCAGTCGTCCTAGAATGTAGGATTGATCCAAAGCTAATGACGGATCATTATGCCCAGTACAGAACAGGAAAACCAGATTTTACAATTGGAGCAGAGAAACCTGCACAAGTGATTCAAGAACCCTTGGAAAATTTAGATGGACTTAGAGATCCATCCACAAGAGACAGAATTAAGAAAGAATAA